In one window of Frigoriglobus tundricola DNA:
- a CDS encoding methyltransferase domain-containing protein — translation MDVLAYNRAAWDHAVETGNKWTVPVGPDATAAARRGEWSIILTPAKPVPRAWFPPLAGLNVLCLASGGGQQGPVLAAAGANVTVFDNSPKQLAQDRTVAARDGLAIETVEGDMADLSRFPDRRFGLIVHPCSNCFAPDVRPVWRECFRVLRPGGVLLAGMCNPVLFVFDEDKLGAGEFVGRYSVPYSDLTHLTDAERRRYTDKNEPLVYGHTLEDQIGGQLDAGFVLTALYEDSDPSRALAQLIPTFLATRAVKPG, via the coding sequence ATGGACGTACTGGCGTACAACCGCGCGGCCTGGGACCACGCCGTCGAGACCGGGAACAAGTGGACGGTACCGGTGGGGCCGGACGCGACCGCGGCCGCCCGGCGGGGCGAGTGGTCCATCATCCTCACGCCGGCGAAACCGGTGCCCCGGGCGTGGTTCCCGCCCCTCGCCGGGCTGAACGTGCTGTGTCTCGCGTCCGGCGGCGGTCAGCAGGGACCGGTTCTCGCGGCGGCCGGCGCGAACGTCACCGTGTTCGACAACTCTCCGAAACAGCTCGCCCAGGACCGCACGGTGGCCGCCCGGGACGGGCTCGCCATCGAAACCGTCGAAGGCGACATGGCGGACCTGTCGCGGTTCCCGGACCGGCGGTTCGGGCTCATCGTCCACCCGTGTTCCAACTGCTTCGCGCCGGACGTCCGACCGGTGTGGCGCGAATGCTTTCGCGTCCTCCGGCCCGGCGGCGTGCTGCTCGCAGGTATGTGCAACCCGGTGCTGTTCGTCTTCGACGAAGACAAGTTGGGCGCGGGCGAGTTCGTGGGGCGCTATTCGGTCCCGTACTCGGACCTCACGCACCTGACGGACGCGGAGCGGCGCCGGTACACGGACAAGAACGAGCCGCTCGTGTACGGCCACACGCTCGAAGACCAGATCGGCGGTCAACTCGACGCCGGGTTCGTACTCACGGCGCTGTACGAAGACTCGGACCCGTCCCGCGCGTTGGCCCAACTGATTCCGACGTTCCTGGCGACCCGCGCGGTGAAGCCGGGGTAG
- a CDS encoding Uma2 family endonuclease yields MSTTVAEERLTVAEFLKKYGHCSGVELVRGRVVWAGREPRPTGGEFRMPEFKHGVVCLRAARAVSAFVDTNKLGWVAINDTFVTVDEESDTVRGADVLYISYARLPKGPVPDELKSPPELVVEVRSPTDRWSQLFGKVGEYLNAGVGVVVVIDPNTETVSVYRDDGRQQILTSADPLTIPDVLPGFTVPVAQFFE; encoded by the coding sequence ATGAGTACGACGGTTGCGGAAGAACGGCTTACGGTCGCCGAATTCCTGAAAAAGTACGGGCACTGCTCCGGGGTCGAGTTGGTGCGCGGGCGCGTGGTGTGGGCCGGTCGAGAGCCGCGCCCGACGGGTGGAGAATTTCGGATGCCCGAGTTCAAACACGGGGTCGTGTGCCTGCGCGCGGCACGGGCCGTTTCGGCTTTCGTGGACACGAACAAACTCGGGTGGGTGGCGATTAACGACACGTTCGTGACCGTCGATGAGGAAAGTGATACCGTCCGCGGGGCGGACGTCCTGTACATCAGCTATGCCCGACTGCCAAAGGGCCCGGTCCCCGACGAGCTAAAAAGCCCACCCGAACTCGTCGTTGAGGTTCGTTCCCCGACTGACCGTTGGAGCCAACTGTTTGGAAAAGTCGGAGAGTACCTTAACGCAGGCGTTGGAGTGGTTGTGGTTATCGACCCGAACACCGAGACCGTATCGGTCTATCGCGACGACGGGCGCCAGCAGATATTGACGTCCGCTGACCCGCTCACGATCCCCGACGTGCTGCCGGGGTTCACGGTGCCGGTCGCGCAGTTCTTCGAGTAG
- a CDS encoding flavodoxin family protein, with protein sequence MPTVAIVYFSAQGHTHQIAEAVAEGAKSVAGTGVELIRLAGSDIVEGRWKNPEVLATLTAADAIVFGTPTYMGGYSAQFKAFIDAASEVWLKLGWKDKIAAGFTHSQGLSGDKQNTLTSLWVNAMQHGMLWVGLGEMVEGTAADKVNRLSAWGGVMAQTDWGQEQTNEGDRKSATILGQRVATTAARWARK encoded by the coding sequence ATGCCGACCGTCGCGATCGTCTACTTCTCCGCGCAGGGGCACACGCACCAGATCGCGGAAGCCGTGGCCGAGGGCGCGAAAAGCGTCGCCGGTACGGGCGTCGAGCTGATCCGGCTCGCCGGCTCGGACATCGTCGAGGGGCGGTGGAAGAACCCCGAAGTGCTCGCGACGCTCACCGCGGCGGACGCCATCGTGTTCGGCACGCCGACGTACATGGGCGGTTACTCCGCTCAGTTCAAGGCGTTCATCGACGCCGCCAGTGAAGTGTGGCTCAAACTGGGGTGGAAAGACAAGATCGCGGCAGGTTTCACGCACTCGCAGGGGCTGAGCGGTGACAAGCAGAACACGCTCACGTCGCTGTGGGTGAACGCGATGCAGCACGGGATGCTATGGGTCGGCCTCGGCGAGATGGTGGAAGGAACCGCGGCCGACAAGGTGAACCGGCTCAGCGCCTGGGGCGGGGTGATGGCGCAGACGGACTGGGGCCAGGAGCAAACGAACGAGGGCGACCGGAAATCGGCCACGATCCTGGGCCAGCGAGTCGCCACGACTGCGGCCCGGTGGGCAAGGAAGTAA
- a CDS encoding RNA ligase family protein, with translation MQSIRKYPRTQHLVGSRSQPGDEDLDAVPLSDLRGKYVVIEEKVDGANCGVSFGADLSLLLQSRGHFLAGGPRERQFDLLKQWAGAMADRLLDRLGDRYVMYGEWLYAKHTVYYDALPHYFMEFDVFDTATNEFLDTPRRADLLAGLPITPVKVLFAGALPGEEYLRALVGPSHFITPNAAERFRDDVARLGWDVDRAVRQTDLSGVMEGLYVKVEENGAVTGRYKFVRAEFLQTVTADGHWQDRPLVPNRLAAGAELFG, from the coding sequence ATGCAATCCATCCGCAAATACCCCCGCACGCAACACCTCGTCGGTTCCCGTTCTCAGCCGGGCGACGAAGACCTCGATGCGGTCCCCCTGTCCGATCTCCGGGGCAAGTACGTCGTTATCGAAGAGAAGGTGGACGGCGCGAACTGCGGCGTCAGCTTCGGGGCGGACCTGTCGCTGTTGCTCCAGAGCCGCGGGCACTTCTTGGCGGGCGGGCCGCGCGAGCGCCAGTTCGACCTGCTGAAGCAGTGGGCCGGGGCGATGGCCGACCGGTTGCTCGACCGGCTGGGGGACCGCTACGTCATGTACGGCGAGTGGCTCTACGCGAAGCACACCGTTTACTACGACGCCCTGCCGCACTACTTCATGGAGTTCGACGTCTTCGACACCGCGACCAACGAGTTCCTCGACACCCCGCGGCGCGCGGACCTGCTGGCCGGGTTACCGATTACCCCGGTAAAAGTGCTGTTCGCGGGCGCGCTCCCCGGCGAAGAGTACCTGCGCGCGCTCGTCGGCCCGTCGCACTTCATCACGCCGAACGCGGCGGAGCGGTTCCGCGACGACGTGGCCCGCCTCGGCTGGGACGTGGACCGGGCCGTGCGGCAAACCGACCTCTCCGGCGTCATGGAGGGTCTGTACGTCAAGGTGGAGGAGAACGGCGCGGTGACCGGGCGGTACAAGTTCGTCCGGGCCGAGTTCCTCCAAACCGTGACGGCCGACGGGCACTGGCAGGACCGCCCGCTCGTGCCGAACCGTCTCGCCGCGGGGGCGGAGTTGTTCGGGTAA
- a CDS encoding VOC family protein has product MSEKNGLVPHLVVNGGVKAIEFYKAALGAEEILRMPTPDGRLMHASLKIGDAHLMLCDDFPEYCGGVSRAPKGPSPVTLHLNVPNADATIEQAAAAGATVTMPAADMFWGDRYGQVVDPFGHTWSFSNPLTAEQKAEAEKKWVEMNPFGEKAVA; this is encoded by the coding sequence ATGTCGGAGAAAAATGGGCTGGTCCCGCACCTGGTGGTGAACGGGGGCGTGAAGGCCATCGAGTTCTACAAGGCCGCGCTCGGGGCGGAAGAGATCCTGCGGATGCCGACGCCGGACGGCCGGCTGATGCACGCCTCTCTCAAGATCGGGGACGCGCACCTGATGCTGTGCGACGACTTCCCCGAATACTGCGGCGGCGTGTCCCGCGCACCGAAGGGGCCGTCGCCGGTCACGCTGCACCTGAACGTGCCGAACGCGGATGCGACCATCGAGCAGGCCGCCGCCGCCGGGGCGACGGTCACCATGCCGGCCGCGGACATGTTCTGGGGCGACCGGTACGGCCAGGTCGTCGATCCGTTCGGCCACACGTGGTCGTTCAGCAACCCGCTCACCGCCGAGCAGAAGGCCGAGGCCGAGAAGAAGTGGGTTGAGATGAACCCGTTCGGCGAAAAAGCCGTCGCTTAA
- a CDS encoding Uma2 family endonuclease, whose translation MTAEEFGLKHSGDHVEFMNGEVEAVPMAGGEHGIVTNWIAYYLTHHIVTARTGRVFATDTFVKVPTNDDPERVSGADACYVSYSRLAKGAVVPRGVLSVIPDLVVEARSPFDTWSAVIGKMLDYLRAGVPVVVILDPQTRSASVFRDQERQQIFEADDALTVPAGLPGLSIPVGALFA comes from the coding sequence ATGACCGCGGAGGAATTCGGGCTCAAGCACTCCGGGGATCACGTCGAGTTCATGAACGGCGAAGTGGAGGCGGTCCCGATGGCCGGCGGGGAGCACGGGATCGTAACGAACTGGATCGCGTACTATCTGACGCACCACATCGTCACCGCACGGACCGGCCGGGTGTTCGCGACCGACACGTTCGTAAAAGTCCCAACCAACGATGACCCGGAGCGCGTGTCCGGCGCCGACGCCTGTTACGTCTCGTACTCGCGACTCGCCAAGGGCGCCGTCGTACCCCGCGGCGTACTCTCGGTCATTCCCGATCTCGTCGTCGAAGCACGGTCACCATTTGATACATGGAGCGCGGTCATCGGGAAGATGTTGGATTACCTGCGTGCCGGCGTTCCGGTCGTGGTGATTCTCGATCCCCAGACGCGCTCGGCGTCGGTCTTCCGCGACCAGGAGCGGCAACAGATCTTCGAGGCCGACGACGCCCTCACCGTCCCGGCCGGGCTGCCGGGCTTGTCCATTCCGGTAGGAGCGTTGTTCGCCTGA
- a CDS encoding NAD(P)H-dependent oxidoreductase has product MPVSPETVLSQLDWRYATKKFDPAKKIAPDLWAKLEQAAIHAPSSFGLQPWKFIVVTDPEVRKQLHPASFNQSQVLDASHLVVFAAKNPPTPADVDAYVARIAEVRGAPAESLDGYKQMMLGSLSRMDAVQAHRWAARQVYIALGVFLSAAALVGVDACPMEGFLPEKYDEILGLRAKGLGSVVIATAGYRSAEDAYAGAAKVRFDPKDVIVRV; this is encoded by the coding sequence ATGCCCGTTTCGCCTGAGACCGTTCTTTCTCAACTCGACTGGCGCTACGCCACGAAGAAGTTCGACCCCGCGAAGAAGATCGCACCGGACCTGTGGGCCAAACTCGAGCAGGCCGCGATCCACGCGCCGTCGTCCTTCGGGCTCCAGCCCTGGAAGTTCATCGTGGTGACGGACCCGGAGGTGCGGAAGCAGCTCCACCCGGCGTCGTTCAACCAGTCGCAGGTCCTGGACGCGTCCCACCTCGTCGTGTTCGCCGCGAAGAACCCACCGACCCCGGCCGACGTGGACGCGTACGTCGCACGCATCGCGGAGGTGCGCGGCGCGCCGGCCGAGAGCCTCGACGGGTACAAGCAGATGATGCTCGGCTCGCTCTCCCGCATGGACGCAGTCCAGGCCCACCGGTGGGCGGCGCGGCAGGTGTACATCGCCCTCGGCGTGTTCCTGTCCGCCGCCGCGCTCGTCGGCGTGGACGCGTGCCCGATGGAAGGGTTCCTGCCCGAGAAGTACGACGAGATCCTCGGCCTGAGGGCCAAGGGGTTGGGGTCGGTGGTGATCGCGACCGCCGGCTACCGGTCCGCCGAGGACGCCTACGCCGGGGCGGCCAAGGTGCGGTTCGACCCGAAGGACGTGATCGTGCGCGTGTGA
- a CDS encoding SDR family oxidoreductase, whose product MSRFNGKVVLVTGGTSGIGKVTALAFAKEGAKVVLSGRREKEGAAVVEEIKKAGGTAHFVHADVAKEADVKRLVDETVAKFGRLDVAFNNAGIESTGPVTEVSEAEYRRVFDINVWGVLASMKYEIPALLKGGGGAIINTSSIAGHVGMAGVSVYIASKHAVEGLTKTAALEYAKQGVRVNAVAPAGIVTEMYERFTGGEDTEQGKAFAAMHPVGRVGRPEEVAEAVLYLASDAAKFTTGISLPVDGGWLAQ is encoded by the coding sequence ATGTCTCGGTTCAACGGCAAGGTCGTGCTGGTCACCGGCGGCACCAGCGGGATCGGCAAGGTGACGGCCCTCGCGTTCGCGAAGGAGGGCGCAAAGGTCGTGCTGTCCGGGCGCCGCGAGAAGGAAGGGGCGGCCGTGGTCGAAGAGATCAAGAAGGCCGGCGGCACGGCTCACTTCGTACACGCGGACGTGGCCAAAGAAGCGGACGTGAAGCGGCTCGTGGACGAGACGGTCGCCAAGTTCGGGCGGCTCGATGTGGCGTTCAACAACGCCGGGATCGAGTCAACGGGGCCGGTCACGGAGGTTTCGGAGGCGGAGTACCGCCGCGTGTTCGACATCAACGTGTGGGGCGTCCTCGCCAGCATGAAGTACGAGATTCCCGCGCTCCTGAAGGGCGGAGGTGGGGCGATCATCAACACGTCGAGCATCGCCGGGCACGTGGGCATGGCTGGCGTGTCGGTGTACATCGCGAGCAAGCACGCGGTGGAGGGTCTGACGAAGACGGCGGCACTGGAATATGCGAAACAGGGCGTCCGCGTGAACGCGGTTGCGCCGGCAGGGATCGTTACGGAGATGTACGAGCGGTTCACCGGGGGCGAAGACACCGAACAGGGCAAGGCGTTCGCGGCGATGCACCCCGTCGGTCGGGTGGGTCGTCCGGAGGAAGTGGCCGAGGCCGTGCTGTACCTCGCGAGCGACGCGGCGAAGTTCACGACCGGGATTTCGCTACCCGTGGACGGCGGCTGGCTGGCGCAGTAA
- a CDS encoding DNA ligase: MDLENGQTYEMQGSGKNPYRIKNVGGVYSCTCPAWCNQSQPSNARTCKHIRKLRGDAAEELRLATAGPLKPLKPEGEEGVNELPLLQGFPWNGEQDLTGWWMSEKLDGVRAYWDGKQFLSRRNNLYYAPDWFTAGLPAHPLDGELWVARKEFDLASEIVRSQGTPDRWKDLKFLIFDAPESKGPFEDRMKFLTDAAPTWKSQYTALVEHVVCESNDHLADELDRVTELGGEGLMLRKPGSHYERTRSTTILKVKKFLDMEVIVTDYEAGEGRHKGRVGALWVRLSSGKECKVGTGLKDRDRDNPPAKGSIITVKYQEQTKDGLLRFPVYVGPRPDGNPHAPIPTRKKTPTETVVSVPAAPAKVEAPPKEDKPKAEPAPQPVTVSAPVPTPVPTGGSTMAATPKRYFEFVDGSSNKFWEIWMDGTDVTTNWGKIGTGGQTKTKSFPDEAKAQKEYDKLLAEKTGKGYSEKPRPA; the protein is encoded by the coding sequence ATGGATCTCGAAAACGGCCAGACCTACGAGATGCAGGGGTCCGGAAAGAACCCGTACCGGATCAAGAACGTCGGCGGGGTGTACTCCTGCACCTGCCCGGCGTGGTGCAACCAGTCGCAGCCGAGCAACGCCCGGACGTGCAAACACATTCGCAAGCTCCGCGGCGACGCGGCCGAGGAGTTGCGCCTGGCCACCGCGGGGCCGCTGAAGCCGCTCAAGCCCGAGGGCGAAGAGGGCGTCAACGAGTTGCCCCTCCTTCAGGGCTTCCCCTGGAACGGGGAGCAGGACCTCACGGGCTGGTGGATGAGCGAGAAGCTCGACGGCGTGCGGGCGTACTGGGACGGTAAGCAGTTCCTCTCGCGCCGGAACAACCTCTACTACGCACCGGACTGGTTCACCGCGGGGCTGCCCGCCCACCCGCTGGACGGGGAACTGTGGGTCGCCCGTAAGGAGTTCGATCTCGCGAGTGAGATCGTCCGCAGCCAGGGCACGCCGGACCGCTGGAAGGACCTCAAGTTCCTCATCTTCGACGCGCCGGAATCGAAAGGCCCGTTCGAGGACCGAATGAAGTTTCTGACAGACGCCGCACCCACGTGGAAGTCGCAATACACGGCGCTGGTCGAACACGTCGTCTGCGAAAGCAACGACCATTTAGCGGACGAACTGGACCGCGTCACCGAACTCGGCGGCGAGGGGCTGATGCTCCGCAAGCCCGGCTCGCACTACGAGCGGACGCGGTCCACGACCATTCTGAAGGTGAAGAAGTTCCTCGACATGGAAGTGATCGTCACGGACTACGAGGCGGGCGAGGGGCGGCACAAGGGCCGCGTGGGTGCGCTGTGGGTCCGGCTCAGTAGCGGCAAGGAGTGCAAGGTCGGTACGGGGCTGAAGGACCGGGACCGCGACAACCCGCCGGCGAAGGGGAGCATCATCACCGTGAAGTATCAGGAACAAACGAAAGACGGGCTGTTGCGGTTCCCGGTCTACGTCGGCCCGCGCCCCGATGGTAACCCCCACGCGCCCATTCCGACCCGGAAGAAGACCCCCACTGAGACGGTGGTCTCCGTTCCCGCCGCGCCGGCGAAAGTGGAGGCACCGCCGAAAGAAGACAAGCCCAAGGCCGAGCCCGCACCCCAACCTGTAACTGTTTCCGCTCCCGTTCCTACGCCTGTTCCCACTGGAGGATCGACGATGGCTGCGACGCCCAAGCGGTATTTCGAATTCGTGGACGGCTCGTCCAACAAGTTCTGGGAGATCTGGATGGACGGCACCGACGTGACGACGAACTGGGGCAAGATCGGCACGGGCGGACAAACGAAGACGAAATCGTTCCCGGACGAGGCCAAGGCCCAGAAGGAGTACGACAAGCTGCTCGCGGAGAAGACCGGTAAGGGGTACAGCGAGAAGCCGCGCCCGGCGTAG
- the ahr gene encoding NADPH-dependent aldehyde reductase Ahr, with the protein MSVRAFAAQQPHGELAPFEYEPGPLGDEQVEIAVSHCGVCHSDLSMLDNEWGMTRYPFVPGHEAVGTVRAVGSHVTTVKPGDRVGLGWYSKSCMHCRQCMGGDHNLCSTAEATIVGRHGAFANTVRAHWAWATPLPDGVDPAKAGPLFCGGITVFNPLVQFDVRPTHRVGVVGIGGLGHLAVQFANKWGCEVVAFSSSAGKSDEAKKLGAHHVVNSKDDAAMAKLTGTLDLILVTVNVPLNWPAYVSALAPRGRLHFVGAVGAPVPVAVFPMIVGQKSLSGSPVGSPATTADMLAFCARHGIAPVTETFPMSKVNDAVAHLRAGKARYRIVLENDLKA; encoded by the coding sequence ATGTCCGTACGCGCGTTCGCGGCGCAACAGCCGCACGGGGAACTGGCGCCGTTCGAGTACGAACCGGGGCCGCTCGGTGACGAACAGGTGGAGATCGCGGTCTCGCACTGCGGGGTCTGCCACTCCGACCTGTCCATGCTCGACAACGAGTGGGGCATGACCCGGTACCCGTTCGTGCCGGGGCACGAGGCGGTCGGGACCGTGCGCGCCGTGGGTTCGCACGTGACCACCGTGAAGCCCGGCGACCGGGTCGGGCTCGGCTGGTACTCGAAGAGCTGCATGCACTGCCGGCAGTGCATGGGCGGCGACCACAACCTGTGTTCGACCGCGGAGGCCACCATCGTCGGCCGGCACGGCGCGTTCGCGAACACGGTCCGCGCGCACTGGGCGTGGGCGACGCCGCTCCCGGACGGGGTCGACCCGGCGAAGGCCGGGCCGCTGTTCTGCGGCGGCATCACCGTGTTCAACCCGCTCGTTCAGTTCGACGTCCGGCCCACGCACCGCGTCGGCGTCGTCGGCATCGGCGGGCTGGGGCACCTGGCGGTGCAGTTCGCCAACAAGTGGGGGTGCGAGGTGGTCGCGTTCTCGTCGTCCGCCGGCAAAAGTGACGAGGCGAAGAAGCTCGGCGCGCACCACGTCGTCAACTCGAAGGACGACGCGGCGATGGCGAAGCTCACGGGCACGCTCGATCTCATCCTGGTGACCGTGAACGTGCCGCTGAACTGGCCGGCGTACGTCAGCGCGCTGGCCCCGAGGGGCCGGCTGCACTTCGTCGGCGCGGTGGGCGCGCCCGTTCCCGTCGCGGTGTTCCCGATGATCGTCGGGCAGAAGTCGCTCTCCGGCTCGCCGGTCGGCAGCCCGGCCACCACCGCGGACATGCTCGCGTTCTGTGCCCGGCACGGCATCGCCCCGGTCACCGAGACGTTCCCGATGTCGAAGGTGAACGACGCCGTCGCGCACCTCCGGGCCGGTAAGGCCCGGTACCGCATCGTTTTGGAAAACGACCTGAAGGCGTAG
- a CDS encoding outer membrane protein assembly factor BamB family protein has protein sequence MTRLIALGLALTCTLTLNASDWPQFRGPAGTGVADDQKPPVKFGPKENLVWKVAVPPGASSPIVVGDKILLTAFEGGKLFTICYARGDGKELWRADARAAKIEPFHPTEGSPAASTPVSDGKTVVTYFGSCGLIAYDLDGKEQWRLDLPSAVTNYEFGTGTSPILADGLVLLARDLSKDSAVYALDLATGSQKWKTDRKQKTAYSTPVVWTEGGKKVLVVPGATSLTGYELHSGKEVWAVNKMSAVACTTPVLYKDTLLYSGWAPGGEDYKMPSFDEVLKMAGDDKVGHLTREGAAKTPFGNFFDNNDPNKDGKITREEWAENMKGLAGGENRAVAIKPGGKGEVAWTYSKNLPYVPSPIVYRDRFYLLKDGPLMTCLDAKTGKPIYAAERVKAGTRFYASPVAANGHIYIASLDGTVAVVAAGEDAPDVVYSVKFAEGVRATPAIVDNTLYIRSDKFLYAFADKK, from the coding sequence ATGACGCGATTGATTGCCCTGGGCCTCGCACTGACGTGCACGCTGACGCTGAACGCGAGCGACTGGCCCCAGTTCCGCGGACCCGCGGGGACCGGGGTGGCCGACGACCAGAAGCCGCCGGTGAAGTTCGGGCCGAAGGAGAACCTGGTTTGGAAGGTCGCCGTTCCGCCGGGCGCGTCCTCACCGATCGTCGTCGGTGACAAGATCCTCCTGACCGCGTTCGAGGGCGGCAAGCTGTTCACGATCTGTTACGCGCGCGGGGACGGCAAGGAACTGTGGCGGGCGGACGCCAGGGCGGCGAAGATCGAGCCGTTCCACCCGACCGAGGGGAGCCCGGCCGCGTCCACGCCGGTCAGCGACGGCAAGACGGTCGTCACCTACTTCGGCTCGTGCGGGCTGATCGCCTACGACCTCGACGGCAAGGAGCAGTGGCGGCTCGACCTGCCGTCGGCGGTGACGAACTACGAGTTCGGCACCGGCACGTCGCCGATCCTCGCGGACGGGCTGGTGCTGCTCGCCCGCGACCTGTCGAAGGACTCGGCGGTGTACGCGCTCGACCTCGCGACCGGCTCGCAGAAGTGGAAGACGGACCGGAAGCAAAAGACCGCGTACAGCACGCCGGTCGTGTGGACCGAGGGCGGGAAGAAGGTGCTGGTCGTTCCCGGCGCCACCTCGCTGACCGGGTACGAGTTGCACTCGGGCAAGGAGGTCTGGGCCGTCAACAAGATGTCGGCGGTCGCCTGCACCACGCCGGTGCTTTACAAGGACACACTGCTGTACTCCGGGTGGGCGCCCGGCGGCGAGGACTACAAGATGCCGTCGTTCGACGAGGTCCTGAAGATGGCCGGCGACGATAAGGTCGGCCACCTCACGCGCGAAGGAGCGGCCAAGACCCCGTTCGGCAACTTCTTCGACAACAACGACCCGAACAAGGACGGGAAAATCACCCGCGAGGAGTGGGCCGAGAACATGAAGGGGCTGGCGGGCGGCGAGAACCGCGCGGTGGCCATCAAGCCGGGCGGGAAGGGCGAAGTCGCGTGGACGTACTCCAAGAACCTGCCCTACGTGCCCAGCCCGATCGTGTACCGCGACCGGTTCTACCTCCTCAAGGACGGCCCGCTGATGACGTGCCTGGACGCGAAGACCGGCAAGCCGATCTACGCGGCCGAGCGGGTGAAGGCCGGTACCCGGTTCTACGCCTCACCGGTGGCCGCGAACGGGCACATCTACATCGCGTCGCTCGACGGCACCGTGGCGGTCGTCGCCGCGGGTGAGGACGCGCCGGACGTGGTGTACTCCGTGAAGTTCGCGGAGGGCGTGCGCGCGACGCCGGCCATTGTGGACAACACGCTCTACATCCGCAGCGACAAGTTCCTCTACGCGTTCGCAGACAAGAAGTGA